One Anthonomus grandis grandis chromosome 15, icAntGran1.3, whole genome shotgun sequence DNA segment encodes these proteins:
- the LOC126745379 gene encoding piggyBac transposable element-derived protein 4-like, whose protein sequence is MASFENKQRLKILMDQILSEEESEPYEGSSDDNESSEDTSLSSYSKESPIIKRRKKTCSPVGSAIKSENSPSTSTGHFTYNSSDAKDLLKTTNLKCHKNQIEEVHNRQELLFDTTNESFIQEMKIENVIKNFWLDSSSSEDNDDHLPLIWRPVSGENLKDIKYHVNNAGIPTHLFDNMTEKKPVDFYLLFLTENIIDTMVEETNRYASQKKESGTRLPKSRLNKWKETDAEEMKIFIGLQLWMGLCHLPHLSDYWSRKKIYSNHVVDIMSRNRFEVLLANWHFCDNSTSDQANHLFKINSLTDRLSENFRQYYNPKENTCINETLVSFCGREYVKNKKHKFGVKLYKLCAEGYTYDFKIYCGSERNSNESVATQIVMSLCSPLLDSGRTIYVDDYFTSVELAHKLLQRNTHLVGILKKNRRNNPKEVINKKLERGEIFSRESNTGVIVSKWQEKQEILTLSTKHLGNLIKVSSGRNPEAEKPDVIVDYNKCKSFIDLCDEVKAYSTSLRRGIKWYRKLAVELLLGSAVVNAYLLYKSVTSKKISITCFREELVESLLKLNEKEDENKHQTKKPERHFLEDVGTNNRGRCVLC, encoded by the coding sequence ATGGCCAGTTTTGAAAATAAGCAACGTCTAAAAATACTAATGGATCAAATTCTTTCGGAGGAAGAAAGTGAGCCATATGAAGGTTCTTCCGATGATAACGAATCTAGTGAAGATACCAGTTTATCATCTTATAGTAAAGAATCTCCtattattaaaagaagaaaaaaaacttgttcACCAGTTGGTAGTGCAATCAAATCTGAAAATAGTCCATCTACTTCCACCGGCCATTTTACTTATAATTCGTCAGACGCAAAAGACTTGTTAAAAACAACTAATTTGAAATGtcataaaaatcaaattgaagAAGTACACAATCGacaagaacttttatttgataCAACAAATGAATCTTTCATACAAGAAATGAAAATCGAAAAtgtgattaaaaatttttggttgGACAGTAGCTCATCCGAAGACAATGATGATCATTTACCTCTGATCTGGAGACCTGTGTCTGGTGAAaacttaaaagatataaaatatcaCGTTAACAACGCTGGAATACCAACTCACCTTTTTGACAACATGACTGAAAAGAAAcctgttgatttttatttactttttttaaccgAAAATATAATAGATACGATGGTAGAGGAAACGAACAGATATGCCAGTCAGAAAAAAGAGTCGGGTACCAGGTTACCTAAATCCAGGCTCAACAAATGGAAGGAAACTGACGCCgaagaaatgaaaatatttatcgGCCTTCAGCTCTGGATGGGACTCTGTCATCTACCACATCTGTCCGATTATTggtctagaaaaaaaatatattctaatcATGTGGTGGATATAATGTCTCGAAATCGATTTGAAGTTCTTTTGGCTAACTGGCATTTCTGTGATAATAGTACGAGTGACCAAGCGAAtcacctttttaaaataaactcacTTACTGATCGTCTTAGTGAGAACTTTAGACAGTATTATAATCCGAAAGAAAATACTTGTATAAATGAGACATTGGTGTCGTTTTGTGGACGAGAGtacgtcaaaaataaaaaacataaatttggaGTAAAACTTTACAAACTATGTGCGGAAGGCTATACCTATGATTTTAAGATCTATTGCGGCTCAGAAAGAAACTCAAACGAAAGTGTTGCAACGCAGATCGTAATGAGTCTATGCAGCCCACTTCTTGATAGTGGAAGGACGATTTATGTAGATGATTACTTCACGAGTGTTGAATTGGCTCACAAGCTTCTTCAACGAAATACACATCTGGTAGGTATATTGAAAAAGAACAGAAGAAACAATCCAAAGGAAGTCATCAACAAAAAATTAGAACGGGGAGAGATTTTCAGCCGAGAAAGCAACACAGGAGTGATTGTGAGCAAGTGGCAAGAAAAACAAGAAATCTTGACTCTATCAACAAAACACCttggaaatttaataaaagttagtTCTGGCCGTAATCCCGAAGCTGAAAAACCAGACGTTATTGTCGATTATAATAAAtgcaaatcatttattgatTTGTGTGATGAAGTCAAAGCTTATTCAACATCTCTACGTCGGGGTATCAAATGGTACCGAAAATTAGCAGTGGAACTGCTTTTAGGATCAGCTGTAGTGAACGCGTATTTACTATATAAATCAGTAACgagcaaaaaaatatcaattactTGCTTTCGAGAAGAATTAGTAGAGAGTCTCTTGAAATTAAACGAGAAAGAGGATGAAAATAAACATCAAACAAAGAAGCCAGAAAGGCACTTCCTTGAAGATGTAGGTACTAATAATAGGGGCAGATGTGTATTATGTTAG